A genomic region of Pseudomonas sp. MPC6 contains the following coding sequences:
- a CDS encoding gluconate 2-dehydrogenase subunit 3 family protein, with product MSDQDRDNPRREFLRKSLTLIPVVTVASTGLGSTVLMAAPEAAPASPAKPTASTTAYEPGYFTVEEWAFIKSAVAHLIPNDAQGPGALEAGVPEYIDRQMNTPYAAGALWFMQGPFNADAAPEMGWQSKLVPKDIYRLGIAATDAWAKALNGKVFAEQDSATREDLLKQLEAGKPQFDSVPAKIFFNLLLQNTKEGFFCDPIHGGNKGMVGWTMIGFPGARADFMDWVERNEQYPFPAVSIRGERA from the coding sequence ATGTCTGATCAAGATCGAGACAACCCGCGGCGTGAATTTTTACGCAAATCCCTGACCTTGATCCCGGTGGTCACCGTCGCCAGCACCGGTTTGGGCAGCACGGTCCTGATGGCTGCGCCTGAAGCGGCGCCCGCCAGCCCCGCCAAGCCGACCGCCAGCACCACGGCGTATGAACCCGGGTATTTCACCGTTGAAGAGTGGGCATTCATCAAGTCTGCCGTTGCTCACTTGATCCCGAACGATGCCCAAGGCCCCGGTGCGCTGGAAGCCGGAGTGCCTGAATACATCGACCGCCAGATGAACACTCCCTACGCCGCAGGCGCGTTGTGGTTCATGCAAGGGCCGTTTAATGCAGACGCCGCGCCGGAAATGGGCTGGCAGAGCAAACTGGTGCCCAAAGACATCTATCGCTTGGGCATCGCCGCGACGGATGCCTGGGCGAAAGCGCTCAACGGTAAAGTATTTGCCGAGCAAGACAGCGCTACCCGAGAGGATTTGCTCAAGCAATTGGAGGCAGGCAAACCTCAGTTCGACAGTGTCCCGGCCAAGATATTTTTCAACCTGCTGCTGCAAAACACCAAGGAAGGGTTCTTCTGCGACCCGATCCATGGCGGCAATAAAGGCATGGTCGGCTGGACCATGATTGGTTTTCCAGGCGCCCGCGCCGATTTCATGGATTGGGTGGAACGCAACGAGCAATACCCCTTTCCGGCAGTTTCAATTCGCGGCGAGAGGGCGTGA
- a CDS encoding YheV family putative zinc ribbon protein → MSEGPVITKRRFIAGAVCPACSEPDKLMMWTEDQVPHRECVACGYSDTLNEQGLSVPKELGTRVNTSALKVPDAKVQAVQFFPNPKLKKKPDEQH, encoded by the coding sequence ATGAGTGAGGGACCTGTGATTACCAAAAGACGCTTTATCGCCGGGGCGGTCTGCCCGGCTTGCAGCGAGCCGGACAAGTTGATGATGTGGACCGAAGACCAGGTCCCGCATCGCGAGTGCGTGGCCTGCGGTTATTCGGACACGCTGAATGAACAGGGTCTGTCAGTGCCCAAGGAATTGGGCACAAGGGTCAACACCTCGGCGCTGAAGGTGCCGGACGCCAAGGTTCAGGCCGTGCAGTTTTTTCCGAACCCCAAGCTGAAGAAAAAGCCTGACGAGCAACACTGA
- the prlC gene encoding oligopeptidase A, whose protein sequence is MSVNNPLLQSYDLPPFSAIRAEHVQPAIEQILADNRAAIVEILKAEGKQPTWAGLVLAMDELNDRLGAAWSPVSHLNAVCNSAELREAYESCLPALSAYSTELGQNRELFEAFEALANSPAAAGFDVAQKTILEHSLRDFRLSGIDLPEAEQKRYAEVQSKLSELGSRFSNQLLDATQAWTRHVTDEATLDGLTDSAKAQMAAAAQAKDLNGWLITLEFPSYYAVMTYAKDRALREEVYAAYCTRASDQGPNAGQNDNGPVMEEILDLRQELARLLGFASFSELSLATKMAESSDQVISFLRDLAKRSKPFAAQDLQQLKAYAAEQGCPDLQSWDSGFYGEKLREQRYSVAQEALRAYFPIDKVLGGLFAIVQRLYGIEIAEQKGFDTWHPDVRLFEIKENGQHVGRFFFDLYARANKRGGAWMDGARDRRRTAQGILQSPVANLVCNFTPADSGKPALLTHDEVTTLFHEFGHGLHHLLTRVEHAGVSGINGVAWDAVELPSQFMENWCWEPEGLALISGHYETGEPLPQDLLEKMLAAKNFQSGLMMVRQLEFSLFDFELHATHGDGRSVLQVLEGVRDEVSVMRPPAYNRFPNSFAHIFAGGYAAGYYSYKWAEVLSADAFSKFEEDGVLNAATGRAFREAILARGGSQEPMVLFVDFRGRPPSIDALLRHSGLSEVAAA, encoded by the coding sequence GTGAGCGTGAACAACCCTCTTTTGCAGTCCTACGACCTGCCGCCGTTCTCGGCGATCCGTGCCGAGCACGTGCAACCGGCCATTGAACAGATCCTGGCTGACAACCGCGCCGCCATTGTCGAGATCCTCAAAGCCGAGGGCAAACAACCGACCTGGGCCGGCCTGGTGCTGGCCATGGACGAACTCAACGATCGCCTCGGCGCGGCCTGGAGCCCGGTCAGCCACCTGAATGCGGTGTGCAACAGCGCCGAACTGCGTGAAGCCTACGAGTCCTGCCTGCCCGCCTTGAGCGCCTACTCCACCGAGCTGGGCCAGAATCGCGAGTTGTTCGAGGCCTTCGAAGCGCTCGCCAACAGCCCGGCAGCCGCCGGTTTCGATGTGGCGCAGAAAACCATTCTGGAACACTCCCTGCGTGACTTCCGCCTGTCGGGTATCGACCTGCCGGAAGCCGAACAAAAGCGTTATGCCGAAGTGCAGAGCAAATTGTCGGAGCTGGGCAGCCGCTTCTCCAACCAGTTGCTCGACGCCACACAGGCCTGGACCAGGCACGTCACTGACGAAGCCACCCTCGACGGCCTGACCGATTCGGCCAAGGCACAAATGGCCGCAGCAGCCCAGGCCAAAGACCTGAATGGCTGGTTGATCACCCTGGAATTCCCAAGCTACTACGCAGTGATGACCTACGCCAAGGACCGTGCCCTGCGCGAAGAAGTCTACGCCGCCTACTGCACCCGTGCGTCGGACCAAGGCCCGAATGCCGGTCAGAACGATAACGGCCCGGTCATGGAAGAAATCCTCGACCTGCGCCAGGAACTGGCCAGACTCCTGGGTTTCGCCAGCTTTTCGGAGTTGAGCCTGGCCACCAAAATGGCCGAATCCAGCGACCAGGTCATCAGTTTCCTGCGCGATCTGGCCAAGCGCAGCAAGCCGTTCGCCGCCCAGGATCTGCAACAGCTCAAAGCTTATGCCGCCGAACAAGGCTGCCCGGACCTGCAAAGCTGGGACAGCGGTTTCTACGGTGAAAAACTTCGCGAGCAGCGCTACAGCGTTGCCCAGGAAGCCCTTCGTGCCTACTTCCCGATCGACAAGGTGCTGGGCGGTCTGTTCGCCATCGTCCAGCGTCTGTATGGCATCGAAATCGCCGAGCAGAAAGGCTTCGACACCTGGCACCCGGATGTTCGCCTGTTCGAAATCAAGGAAAACGGCCAGCACGTCGGTCGCTTCTTCTTTGACCTCTACGCCCGCGCCAACAAGCGCGGCGGTGCCTGGATGGACGGCGCCCGTGATCGTCGCCGCACCGCCCAAGGCATCCTCCAGAGCCCGGTGGCCAACCTGGTGTGCAACTTCACCCCGGCCGACAGCGGCAAGCCAGCGCTGCTGACCCACGATGAGGTGACGACGCTGTTCCACGAATTCGGTCACGGCCTGCATCACCTGCTGACCCGCGTCGAGCATGCCGGCGTATCCGGCATCAACGGCGTAGCCTGGGATGCGGTCGAGTTGCCAAGCCAGTTCATGGAGAACTGGTGCTGGGAGCCGGAAGGCCTGGCGCTGATCTCCGGTCATTACGAAACCGGCGAGCCGCTGCCTCAGGACCTGCTGGAAAAGATGCTCGCGGCGAAGAACTTCCAGTCCGGCCTGATGATGGTTCGCCAGCTGGAATTCTCGCTGTTCGACTTCGAACTGCATGCCACCCACGGCGACGGCCGCAGCGTGCTGCAAGTGCTCGAAGGCGTGCGCGACGAGGTCTCGGTCATGCGGCCGCCGGCCTACAACCGGTTCCCCAACAGCTTTGCGCATATCTTCGCCGGCGGTTACGCGGCGGGCTACTACAGCTACAAATGGGCGGAAGTGCTGTCGGCGGATGCTTTCTCGAAATTCGAAGAAGACGGCGTGCTCAATGCCGCCACCGGTCGCGCGTTCCGCGAGGCGATCCTGGCGCGCGGCGGTTCCCAGGAACCGATGGTGCTGTTCGTCGACTTCCGGGGACGGCCACCGTCGATTGACGCACTCTTGCGCCATAGCGGCCTGAGTGAGGTCGCGGCCGCATGA
- a CDS encoding gamma carbonic anhydrase family protein — protein MTLRKYQNHAPLLGKGAFVDCSAVVIGDVEIGDDSSVWPLTVIRGDMQRIRVGARTSVQDGCVLHITHAGPFNPDGFPLLIGDDVTIAHKVMLHGCTVGSRVLIGMGSIVMDGAVVEDDVIIGAGSLVPPGKRLESGFLYVGSPVKQIRTLTDKEKAFFTYSAANYVKLKDLHLAEGYDQI, from the coding sequence GTGACCCTTCGCAAGTATCAGAACCACGCACCGCTGCTCGGCAAAGGCGCTTTTGTCGACTGCTCGGCAGTGGTGATCGGCGACGTTGAAATCGGCGACGACAGCTCGGTCTGGCCGCTGACGGTGATCCGTGGCGACATGCAGCGCATCCGTGTGGGGGCGCGCACCAGCGTCCAGGATGGCTGCGTGCTGCACATCACCCATGCCGGCCCGTTCAATCCCGATGGCTTCCCGTTGCTGATCGGCGATGACGTGACCATCGCGCATAAAGTCATGCTGCACGGTTGCACCGTGGGCAGCCGGGTTCTGATCGGCATGGGCAGCATCGTGATGGATGGCGCGGTGGTGGAGGATGACGTGATCATCGGCGCCGGCAGCCTGGTACCGCCCGGCAAGCGCCTGGAAAGCGGTTTCCTCTACGTGGGCAGCCCGGTCAAACAGATCCGTACGCTGACCGACAAGGAAAAAGCCTTTTTCACCTACAGCGCGGCGAATTACGTAAAGCTCAAGGATTTGCATCTGGCCGAAGGCTACGACCAGATCTAG
- a CDS encoding HAD family hydrolase, which translates to MHYQTVLFDLDGTLTDPREGITRSIQFALSKLGVDEPDLTKLEHFIGPPLLQAFMQFYDFDEPRAWEAVNFYRERFKVTGLYENRVFDGVTPLLETLGGQGRQLYIATSKPWIFAREIARHFDFAKHFKAIYGSELDGTRTNKVELIAHLMAEEGLDPSTTLMIGDRKHDLIGARSNGLDAAAVGYGFGSREELSAEAPTYHFETLAELHQAFLQR; encoded by the coding sequence ATGCATTATCAAACCGTTTTATTCGACCTCGATGGCACCCTGACCGATCCGCGCGAGGGCATTACCCGTTCGATCCAGTTTGCCCTGAGCAAATTGGGGGTCGATGAACCCGATCTGACCAAGCTCGAACACTTTATCGGCCCGCCGTTGTTGCAGGCGTTCATGCAGTTCTACGACTTCGACGAGCCCAGAGCCTGGGAAGCGGTCAACTTCTACCGCGAGCGCTTCAAGGTCACCGGCCTTTACGAGAACCGGGTCTTCGACGGCGTCACGCCGTTGTTGGAAACCCTCGGCGGGCAAGGGCGACAGCTGTACATCGCGACTTCCAAACCCTGGATCTTCGCCCGGGAAATCGCCAGGCACTTCGACTTTGCAAAACACTTCAAGGCGATCTACGGCAGCGAACTGGACGGGACCCGTACCAATAAAGTCGAGCTGATCGCCCATCTGATGGCCGAAGAAGGCCTGGACCCGAGCACCACCTTGATGATCGGCGATCGTAAACACGACCTGATCGGCGCTCGGAGCAATGGGCTGGATGCCGCGGCGGTGGGCTACGGTTTTGGTAGCCGTGAAGAGCTGAGCGCAGAAGCGCCGACCTATCACTTTGAGACGCTGGCTGAGTTGCATCAGGCGTTTTTGCAGCGGTAG
- a CDS encoding aminopeptidase produces MIRPLPSLGLLDRVLRILFPGMLFLLLNGCTSVSYYGQLASGQLQLLRAREPVASVIADPGRDQQLRARLAQSQKARTFASQHLHLPDNQSYRLYADIGRPFVVWNVFATPEFSLTPQNHCFPIAGCVAYRGYYSQSAARGEAALQRLQGMDVSIGGVEAYSTLGWFNDPIISSMMGWGDERLATLIFHELAHQRLYVKDDTEFNESFASFVEKEGTRQWRAFRGLAPDDDAQAQRREQFLQLILDTRRQLEWLYNLPLPADQMRHRKAATFERLRGDYRLLRDTQWAGDHRYDAWINAPMNNARLLPFGLYDQWVAAFAGLFRQEGGDWVKFYAAAEKLGALPVEQRKAALEGLAGPRNPGD; encoded by the coding sequence TTGATCAGGCCGCTTCCAAGCCTTGGGTTACTTGATCGCGTTTTACGCATTTTGTTTCCAGGCATGTTGTTTTTGTTGCTCAATGGTTGCACGAGCGTCAGCTATTACGGCCAATTGGCCAGTGGTCAGCTGCAACTGCTGCGGGCACGGGAGCCGGTTGCCAGCGTGATTGCCGATCCCGGTCGCGATCAGCAATTGCGTGCGCGCCTGGCTCAATCACAAAAGGCCCGGACGTTCGCCAGCCAGCATCTGCATCTGCCGGACAATCAGAGCTATCGCCTTTACGCCGACATTGGCCGGCCATTCGTCGTCTGGAATGTGTTTGCCACGCCGGAGTTTTCCCTGACGCCGCAGAACCATTGTTTCCCCATTGCCGGCTGCGTCGCCTATCGCGGTTACTACAGCCAGAGCGCAGCCCGCGGTGAAGCGGCCTTGCAACGACTGCAAGGTATGGACGTGTCGATCGGCGGTGTCGAGGCCTATTCGACGCTCGGCTGGTTCAACGATCCGATCATCAGTTCGATGATGGGTTGGGGCGACGAGCGGCTGGCGACATTGATCTTTCACGAACTGGCGCACCAGCGCCTGTATGTGAAGGACGACACTGAGTTCAACGAGTCTTTCGCCTCTTTCGTCGAAAAGGAAGGCACTCGCCAGTGGCGCGCATTCCGTGGCCTGGCGCCGGACGATGATGCGCAGGCGCAGCGACGCGAGCAATTCCTTCAATTGATTCTGGACACACGCAGGCAGCTCGAATGGCTGTACAACCTGCCACTACCCGCCGACCAGATGCGTCATCGCAAGGCGGCAACGTTCGAGCGCTTGCGCGGTGATTATCGACTGTTGCGTGACACCCAATGGGCTGGGGACCATCGCTACGATGCCTGGATCAATGCGCCGATGAACAATGCCCGGCTGTTACCGTTTGGGTTGTATGACCAATGGGTGGCGGCGTTTGCCGGATTGTTCCGGCAGGAAGGCGGGGACTGGGTGAAGTTTTATGCGGCAGCCGAGAAGTTGGGGGCTCTGCCGGTTGAACAGCGTAAGGCGGCGTTGGAAGGTTTGGCGGGCCCCAGGAATCCTGGTGACTGA